Proteins encoded within one genomic window of Burkholderiaceae bacterium:
- a CDS encoding C4-dicarboxylate transporter/malic acid transport protein, producing the protein MVSAMSAGWASEQRANASSVLAGLVDLSPANFAMVMATGIVSLAAHQHGLDRVAFALFWLAGIAWAVLWCMNTLRMLVFPRRFYGDMVDHMSGPGYFTSVAATAVLGAQFVILAHRPWLGGVLLALAYVLWLVLTYTVFAAMIVKDVKPTLDKGISGAWLLAVVATQSLAVLGALLATQTPPPWRLMLNFFALAMWLWGGMQYIWMVSLIFYRDTFFHFAPVDLTPPHWISMGAMAISTLVGALLIDNAANAPMLKVLTPFLMGFMVFYWATGTWWVPMMIVLDVWSYVYKRFPFHYDPLDWGAVFPLGMYAVCTYDMARVLALDFLWPLPVAFLVLALLAWVAAFAGLLRRIVQWLRAARAR; encoded by the coding sequence ATGGTGTCCGCGATGAGTGCGGGTTGGGCGAGCGAACAGCGGGCGAACGCCAGCAGCGTGCTCGCGGGGCTGGTCGACCTGTCGCCGGCCAATTTCGCGATGGTCATGGCCACCGGCATCGTGTCGCTGGCGGCGCACCAGCATGGACTGGACCGGGTCGCATTCGCGCTGTTCTGGCTCGCCGGCATCGCCTGGGCCGTGCTCTGGTGCATGAACACGCTGCGCATGCTGGTGTTTCCGCGGCGCTTCTACGGCGACATGGTCGACCACATGAGTGGTCCGGGCTACTTCACCTCGGTCGCGGCGACCGCGGTGCTGGGCGCGCAGTTCGTGATCCTCGCGCACCGCCCCTGGCTCGGGGGCGTGCTGCTCGCATTGGCCTACGTGCTGTGGCTGGTGCTGACCTACACCGTGTTCGCCGCGATGATCGTGAAGGACGTCAAGCCGACGCTGGACAAGGGCATCAGCGGTGCCTGGCTGCTCGCGGTGGTGGCGACGCAGTCGCTCGCGGTGCTCGGCGCGCTGCTCGCGACGCAGACGCCACCGCCTTGGCGGCTGATGCTGAACTTCTTCGCGCTCGCGATGTGGCTGTGGGGCGGCATGCAGTACATCTGGATGGTGTCTCTGATCTTCTACCGCGACACCTTCTTTCACTTCGCGCCGGTGGACCTGACGCCGCCGCACTGGATCAGCATGGGCGCGATGGCAATCTCGACGCTGGTCGGCGCGCTGCTGATCGACAACGCCGCCAACGCGCCGATGCTGAAGGTGCTGACGCCGTTCCTGATGGGTTTCATGGTGTTCTACTGGGCGACCGGCACCTGGTGGGTGCCGATGATGATCGTGCTGGACGTCTGGAGCTATGTGTACAAGCGGTTTCCGTTCCACTACGACCCGCTCGACTGGGGCGCGGTGTTTCCGCTCGGCATGTATGCGGTCTGCACGTACGACATGGCGCGCGTGCTCGCGCTCGACTTCCTGTGGCCGCTGCCGGTGGCATTTCTGGTGCTTGCGTTGCTCGCCTGGGTCGCTGCGTTCGCCGGCCTGCTGCGCCGCATCGTGCAATGGCTGCGGGCGGCGCGCGCGCGCTGA
- a CDS encoding FAD-binding protein, with protein METQRPAQPDAGSAPFDCDVFVIGGGPAGATVAALLARAGRSVLLAEKSHHPRFHIGESLLPANAPLFDRLGVRDAVDRIGMRKWGVEFVSPDHAHTTRLAFAESWDPQLDRAWQVRRADLDRILFERAQQDGARTLEGCRVRRIAFDAVGADIEAELDTGDADPSSPAERRRWRARYVVDASGRDTVLANQFGIKQKNPRHNSSALFGHFANAERADGMREGDITIFWFAHGWFWYIPLADGSVSIGAVCWPYYLKSRAKPLPEFFADTIALCPPLAQRLTAARLIDGKVYATGNYAYSASHCTDERYVLLGDAFTFIDPVFSSGVYMAMHGAFEAVALIDAHLDRPAAAAAARRHFERTMRIAPREFSWFIFRVTNPAMREFFMHPRNPLGVKSALLSLLAGDIHRGTPIWGSLLVFKGMYFIASALRPRRTWQAWQRRRRNIRGAGKVPGENVQPG; from the coding sequence ATGGAAACCCAGCGCCCTGCACAACCCGACGCCGGCAGCGCGCCGTTCGACTGCGACGTGTTCGTGATCGGCGGCGGTCCGGCCGGCGCGACCGTTGCCGCGCTGCTCGCGCGCGCCGGCCGCTCGGTGCTGCTGGCCGAAAAATCGCATCACCCGCGTTTCCACATCGGCGAATCCCTGCTACCGGCCAATGCGCCGCTGTTCGACCGGCTCGGCGTACGCGACGCGGTCGATCGTATCGGCATGCGCAAATGGGGCGTGGAATTCGTCTCGCCCGACCATGCGCACACGACGCGGCTTGCGTTCGCCGAAAGCTGGGATCCGCAGCTCGACCGGGCCTGGCAGGTGCGGCGCGCCGACCTGGATCGGATCCTGTTCGAACGGGCGCAGCAGGACGGCGCCCGCACCCTGGAAGGCTGCCGCGTGCGCCGAATCGCGTTCGACGCGGTCGGGGCCGACATCGAGGCCGAACTCGATACCGGCGACGCCGATCCCTCCTCTCCCGCCGAACGGCGCCGCTGGCGCGCCCGCTACGTGGTCGATGCCTCGGGGCGCGACACCGTGCTCGCGAACCAGTTCGGGATCAAGCAGAAGAACCCGCGCCACAACAGTTCGGCGCTGTTCGGCCATTTCGCGAACGCCGAACGCGCAGACGGCATGCGCGAGGGCGACATCACGATCTTCTGGTTCGCGCACGGCTGGTTCTGGTACATCCCGCTGGCCGACGGCAGCGTCAGCATCGGCGCGGTGTGCTGGCCGTACTACCTGAAGTCGCGCGCAAAGCCGCTGCCCGAGTTCTTCGCCGACACGATCGCGCTGTGCCCGCCGTTGGCGCAGCGCTTGACGGCAGCGCGGCTGATCGACGGCAAGGTGTACGCGACCGGCAACTATGCGTACAGCGCAAGTCATTGCACCGACGAGCGCTACGTGCTGCTCGGGGACGCGTTCACCTTCATCGATCCGGTGTTCTCTTCCGGCGTCTACATGGCGATGCACGGTGCGTTCGAGGCGGTCGCTCTGATCGACGCCCATCTGGACCGGCCGGCGGCGGCCGCCGCCGCGCGCCGGCATTTCGAGCGCACCATGCGGATTGCGCCGCGCGAGTTCTCCTGGTTCATCTTCCGGGTCACGAACCCCGCGATGCGGGAATTCTTCATGCACCCGCGCAACCCGCTCGGCGTGAAGAGCGCGCTGCTGTCGCTGCTCGCCGGCGACATCCACCGCGGCACGCCGATCTGGGGCTCGCTGCTCGTGTTCAAGGGCATGTATTTCATCGCGTCCGCGCTGCGGCCGCGCCGCACCTGGCAGGCCTGGCAGCGCAGGCGCCGCAACATCCGGGGCGCAGGCAAGGTGCCGGGCGAGAACGTGCAGCCGGGTTGA
- a CDS encoding Transcriptional regulator, MarR family produces the protein MITKKQYATLSEFRFRLAQFLRFSQSAALDAGMSPLQYLLLLHLRGFAGREWATVGELATRLDASHQGTVGLVKRCEAKGLVTKQRSAEDARRVEIHLTPQGRALVKRIATRHLRELKRHDEILRTVGAAYRDRLNLAQEQTP, from the coding sequence GTGATCACGAAGAAGCAATATGCGACCCTGTCCGAGTTCCGCTTCCGGCTGGCGCAATTTCTGCGATTCAGCCAGTCGGCGGCGCTCGACGCCGGGATGTCGCCGCTGCAGTATCTGCTGCTGCTGCACCTGCGCGGCTTTGCCGGACGCGAGTGGGCGACCGTCGGCGAACTGGCGACGCGGCTGGATGCGAGCCATCAGGGAACCGTCGGTCTGGTGAAGCGCTGCGAGGCCAAGGGGCTGGTCACCAAGCAGCGCAGCGCCGAAGATGCGCGGCGCGTCGAAATCCACCTGACGCCACAAGGGCGTGCGCTGGTCAAGCGCATCGCGACCCGCCACCTGCGCGAACTCAAGCGCCACGACGAAATATTGCGCACGGTCGGCGCCGCCTACCGCGACCGCCTGAACCTGGCCCAGGAGCAAACCCCATGA